Proteins found in one Lates calcarifer isolate ASB-BC8 linkage group LG8, TLL_Latcal_v3, whole genome shotgun sequence genomic segment:
- the LOC108895411 gene encoding septin-6 isoform X2, giving the protein MASTEIARQAGEGARAVPLAGHVGFDSMPDQLVNKSVNHGFCFNILCVGETGLGKSTLMDTLFNTKFEGEPTQHNQPGVTLKSNTYELQESNVRLKLTVVNTVGFGDQINKEDSYKSIVEFIDAQFEAYLQEELKIKRTLHSYHDTRIHACLYFIAPTGHSLKSLDLVTMKKLDSKVNIIPIIAKSDAISKSELAKFKIKITSELVSNGVQIYQFPTDDESVAEINSTMNSHLPFAVVGSTEEVKIGNKMVKARQYPWGTVQVENENHCDFVKLREMLIRVNMEDLREQTHTRHYELYRRCKLEEMGFKDTDPDSKPFSLQETYEAKRNEFMGELQKKEEEMRQMFVQRVKEKEAELKEAEKELHEKFDRLKKLHQDEKKKLEEKKKSLDDELNTFKQKKTAAELLQNQAQQAGGSTTLKRDKERKNNPWLCTE; this is encoded by the exons ATGGCGTCAACTGAGATAGCAAGGCAAGCG GGTGAAGGTGCTCGTGCTGTCCCTCTGGCAGGCCATGTCGGCTTCGACAGCATGCCTGACCAGCTGGTCAACAAGTCTGTCAACCACGGATTCTGCTTTAACATCCTCTGTGTTG GTGAGACGGGACTGGGGAAGTCCACCCTGATGGACACGTTGTTTAACACCAAGTTTGAGGGTGAGCCCACCCAGCACAACCAGCCGGGAGTCACGCTCAAATCCAACACCTATGAACTCCAGGAGAGTAATGTGCGCCTCAAACTCACTGTTGTCAACACCGTGGGCTTCGGAGACCAGATCAATAAAGAAGACAG CTACAAGTCCATTGTGGAGTTTATTGATGCCCAGTTTGAAGCATATCTACAGGAGGAACTGAAAATCAAGCGCACGCTACACAGCTACCACGACACCCGCATCCATGCATGCCTGTACTTCATCGCTCCCACGGGACACTCGCTCAAATCCCTGGACTTGGTGACCATGAAGAAACTTGATAGCAAG GTCAATATTATCCCAATCATTGCCAAATCAGATGCCATCTCCAAGAGCGAGCTGGCCAagttcaaaatcaaaataacCAGTGAGCTGGTCAGCAACGGAGTGCAGATCTACCAGTTCCCCACTGATGACGAGTCTGTGGCAGAGATCAACTCCACCATGAAT AGCCATTTGCCGTTTGCTGTGGTGGGGAGCACAGAGGAAGTGAAGATTGGGAACAAGATGGTGAAGGCCCGGCAGTACCCCTGGGGGACGGTGCAGG TGGAAAACGAGAATCACTGTGACTTTGTCAAACTGCGAGAAATGCTGATCAGAGTGAACATGGAGGACCTGCGAGAGCAGACTCACACACGCCATTATGAGCTCTACCGCCGCTGCAAACTGGAGGAGATGGGCTTTAAGGACACAGACCCTGACAGCAAGCCCTTCAG TCTGCAGGAGACGTATGAAGCTAAGAGGAACGAGTTCATGGGTGAGctgcagaagaaagaagaagaaatgaggCAAATGTTTGTCCAAAGAGTCAAAGAGAAGGAAGCCGAGCttaaagaagcagagaaagag CTGCACGAGAAGTTTGACCGTCTGAAGAAACTCCACCAGgatgagaaaaagaaactggaggaaaagaagaagtcCCTGGACGACGAGCTCAACACgttcaaacagaaaaagactgcAGCAGAGCTCTTGCAGAACCAAGCTCAGCAGGCAGGGGGCTCTACCACACTCaagagggacaaagagaggaaaaa TAATCCCTGGCTCTGCACTGAGTAG
- the LOC108895411 gene encoding septin-6 isoform X6, producing the protein MFKSVKTWFHKKGEGARAVPLAGHVGFDSMPDQLVNKSVNHGFCFNILCVGETGLGKSTLMDTLFNTKFEGEPTQHNQPGVTLKSNTYELQESNVRLKLTVVNTVGFGDQINKEDSYKSIVEFIDAQFEAYLQEELKIKRTLHSYHDTRIHACLYFIAPTGHSLKSLDLVTMKKLDSKVNIIPIIAKSDAISKSELAKFKIKITSELVSNGVQIYQFPTDDESVAEINSTMNSHLPFAVVGSTEEVKIGNKMVKARQYPWGTVQVENENHCDFVKLREMLIRVNMEDLREQTHTRHYELYRRCKLEEMGFKDTDPDSKPFSLQETYEAKRNEFMGELQKKEEEMRQMFVQRVKEKEAELKEAEKELHEKFDRLKKLHQDEKKKLEEKKKSLDDELNTFKQKKTAAELLQNQAQQAGGSTTLKRDKERKN; encoded by the exons ATGTTTAAAAGTGTGAAGACATGGTTTCATAAAAAG GGTGAAGGTGCTCGTGCTGTCCCTCTGGCAGGCCATGTCGGCTTCGACAGCATGCCTGACCAGCTGGTCAACAAGTCTGTCAACCACGGATTCTGCTTTAACATCCTCTGTGTTG GTGAGACGGGACTGGGGAAGTCCACCCTGATGGACACGTTGTTTAACACCAAGTTTGAGGGTGAGCCCACCCAGCACAACCAGCCGGGAGTCACGCTCAAATCCAACACCTATGAACTCCAGGAGAGTAATGTGCGCCTCAAACTCACTGTTGTCAACACCGTGGGCTTCGGAGACCAGATCAATAAAGAAGACAG CTACAAGTCCATTGTGGAGTTTATTGATGCCCAGTTTGAAGCATATCTACAGGAGGAACTGAAAATCAAGCGCACGCTACACAGCTACCACGACACCCGCATCCATGCATGCCTGTACTTCATCGCTCCCACGGGACACTCGCTCAAATCCCTGGACTTGGTGACCATGAAGAAACTTGATAGCAAG GTCAATATTATCCCAATCATTGCCAAATCAGATGCCATCTCCAAGAGCGAGCTGGCCAagttcaaaatcaaaataacCAGTGAGCTGGTCAGCAACGGAGTGCAGATCTACCAGTTCCCCACTGATGACGAGTCTGTGGCAGAGATCAACTCCACCATGAAT AGCCATTTGCCGTTTGCTGTGGTGGGGAGCACAGAGGAAGTGAAGATTGGGAACAAGATGGTGAAGGCCCGGCAGTACCCCTGGGGGACGGTGCAGG TGGAAAACGAGAATCACTGTGACTTTGTCAAACTGCGAGAAATGCTGATCAGAGTGAACATGGAGGACCTGCGAGAGCAGACTCACACACGCCATTATGAGCTCTACCGCCGCTGCAAACTGGAGGAGATGGGCTTTAAGGACACAGACCCTGACAGCAAGCCCTTCAG TCTGCAGGAGACGTATGAAGCTAAGAGGAACGAGTTCATGGGTGAGctgcagaagaaagaagaagaaatgaggCAAATGTTTGTCCAAAGAGTCAAAGAGAAGGAAGCCGAGCttaaagaagcagagaaagag CTGCACGAGAAGTTTGACCGTCTGAAGAAACTCCACCAGgatgagaaaaagaaactggaggaaaagaagaagtcCCTGGACGACGAGCTCAACACgttcaaacagaaaaagactgcAGCAGAGCTCTTGCAGAACCAAGCTCAGCAGGCAGGGGGCTCTACCACACTCaagagggacaaagagaggaaaaa CTGA
- the LOC108895411 gene encoding septin-6 isoform X5 codes for MFKSVKTWFHKKGEGARAVPLAGHVGFDSMPDQLVNKSVNHGFCFNILCVGETGLGKSTLMDTLFNTKFEGEPTQHNQPGVTLKSNTYELQESNVRLKLTVVNTVGFGDQINKEDSYKSIVEFIDAQFEAYLQEELKIKRTLHSYHDTRIHACLYFIAPTGHSLKSLDLVTMKKLDSKVNIIPIIAKSDAISKSELAKFKIKITSELVSNGVQIYQFPTDDESVAEINSTMNSHLPFAVVGSTEEVKIGNKMVKARQYPWGTVQVENENHCDFVKLREMLIRVNMEDLREQTHTRHYELYRRCKLEEMGFKDTDPDSKPFSLQETYEAKRNEFMGELQKKEEEMRQMFVQRVKEKEAELKEAEKELHEKFDRLKKLHQDEKKKLEEKKKSLDDELNTFKQKKTAAELLQNQAQQAGGSTTLKRDKERKN; via the exons ATGTTTAAAAGTGTGAAGACATGGTTTCATAAAAAG GGTGAAGGTGCTCGTGCTGTCCCTCTGGCAGGCCATGTCGGCTTCGACAGCATGCCTGACCAGCTGGTCAACAAGTCTGTCAACCACGGATTCTGCTTTAACATCCTCTGTGTTG GTGAGACGGGACTGGGGAAGTCCACCCTGATGGACACGTTGTTTAACACCAAGTTTGAGGGTGAGCCCACCCAGCACAACCAGCCGGGAGTCACGCTCAAATCCAACACCTATGAACTCCAGGAGAGTAATGTGCGCCTCAAACTCACTGTTGTCAACACCGTGGGCTTCGGAGACCAGATCAATAAAGAAGACAG CTACAAGTCCATTGTGGAGTTTATTGATGCCCAGTTTGAAGCATATCTACAGGAGGAACTGAAAATCAAGCGCACGCTACACAGCTACCACGACACCCGCATCCATGCATGCCTGTACTTCATCGCTCCCACGGGACACTCGCTCAAATCCCTGGACTTGGTGACCATGAAGAAACTTGATAGCAAG GTCAATATTATCCCAATCATTGCCAAATCAGATGCCATCTCCAAGAGCGAGCTGGCCAagttcaaaatcaaaataacCAGTGAGCTGGTCAGCAACGGAGTGCAGATCTACCAGTTCCCCACTGATGACGAGTCTGTGGCAGAGATCAACTCCACCATGAAT AGCCATTTGCCGTTTGCTGTGGTGGGGAGCACAGAGGAAGTGAAGATTGGGAACAAGATGGTGAAGGCCCGGCAGTACCCCTGGGGGACGGTGCAGG TGGAAAACGAGAATCACTGTGACTTTGTCAAACTGCGAGAAATGCTGATCAGAGTGAACATGGAGGACCTGCGAGAGCAGACTCACACACGCCATTATGAGCTCTACCGCCGCTGCAAACTGGAGGAGATGGGCTTTAAGGACACAGACCCTGACAGCAAGCCCTTCAG TCTGCAGGAGACGTATGAAGCTAAGAGGAACGAGTTCATGGGTGAGctgcagaagaaagaagaagaaatgaggCAAATGTTTGTCCAAAGAGTCAAAGAGAAGGAAGCCGAGCttaaagaagcagagaaagag CTGCACGAGAAGTTTGACCGTCTGAAGAAACTCCACCAGgatgagaaaaagaaactggaggaaaagaagaagtcCCTGGACGACGAGCTCAACACgttcaaacagaaaaagactgcAGCAGAGCTCTTGCAGAACCAAGCTCAGCAGGCAGGGGGCTCTACCACACTCaagagggacaaagagaggaaaaa TTAA
- the LOC108895411 gene encoding septin-6 isoform X4 has translation MFKSVKTWFHKKGEGARAVPLAGHVGFDSMPDQLVNKSVNHGFCFNILCVGETGLGKSTLMDTLFNTKFEGEPTQHNQPGVTLKSNTYELQESNVRLKLTVVNTVGFGDQINKEDSYKSIVEFIDAQFEAYLQEELKIKRTLHSYHDTRIHACLYFIAPTGHSLKSLDLVTMKKLDSKVNIIPIIAKSDAISKSELAKFKIKITSELVSNGVQIYQFPTDDESVAEINSTMNSHLPFAVVGSTEEVKIGNKMVKARQYPWGTVQVENENHCDFVKLREMLIRVNMEDLREQTHTRHYELYRRCKLEEMGFKDTDPDSKPFSLQETYEAKRNEFMGELQKKEEEMRQMFVQRVKEKEAELKEAEKELHEKFDRLKKLHQDEKKKLEEKKKSLDDELNTFKQKKTAAELLQNQAQQAGGSTTLKRDKERKNFF, from the exons ATGTTTAAAAGTGTGAAGACATGGTTTCATAAAAAG GGTGAAGGTGCTCGTGCTGTCCCTCTGGCAGGCCATGTCGGCTTCGACAGCATGCCTGACCAGCTGGTCAACAAGTCTGTCAACCACGGATTCTGCTTTAACATCCTCTGTGTTG GTGAGACGGGACTGGGGAAGTCCACCCTGATGGACACGTTGTTTAACACCAAGTTTGAGGGTGAGCCCACCCAGCACAACCAGCCGGGAGTCACGCTCAAATCCAACACCTATGAACTCCAGGAGAGTAATGTGCGCCTCAAACTCACTGTTGTCAACACCGTGGGCTTCGGAGACCAGATCAATAAAGAAGACAG CTACAAGTCCATTGTGGAGTTTATTGATGCCCAGTTTGAAGCATATCTACAGGAGGAACTGAAAATCAAGCGCACGCTACACAGCTACCACGACACCCGCATCCATGCATGCCTGTACTTCATCGCTCCCACGGGACACTCGCTCAAATCCCTGGACTTGGTGACCATGAAGAAACTTGATAGCAAG GTCAATATTATCCCAATCATTGCCAAATCAGATGCCATCTCCAAGAGCGAGCTGGCCAagttcaaaatcaaaataacCAGTGAGCTGGTCAGCAACGGAGTGCAGATCTACCAGTTCCCCACTGATGACGAGTCTGTGGCAGAGATCAACTCCACCATGAAT AGCCATTTGCCGTTTGCTGTGGTGGGGAGCACAGAGGAAGTGAAGATTGGGAACAAGATGGTGAAGGCCCGGCAGTACCCCTGGGGGACGGTGCAGG TGGAAAACGAGAATCACTGTGACTTTGTCAAACTGCGAGAAATGCTGATCAGAGTGAACATGGAGGACCTGCGAGAGCAGACTCACACACGCCATTATGAGCTCTACCGCCGCTGCAAACTGGAGGAGATGGGCTTTAAGGACACAGACCCTGACAGCAAGCCCTTCAG TCTGCAGGAGACGTATGAAGCTAAGAGGAACGAGTTCATGGGTGAGctgcagaagaaagaagaagaaatgaggCAAATGTTTGTCCAAAGAGTCAAAGAGAAGGAAGCCGAGCttaaagaagcagagaaagag CTGCACGAGAAGTTTGACCGTCTGAAGAAACTCCACCAGgatgagaaaaagaaactggaggaaaagaagaagtcCCTGGACGACGAGCTCAACACgttcaaacagaaaaagactgcAGCAGAGCTCTTGCAGAACCAAGCTCAGCAGGCAGGGGGCTCTACCACACTCaagagggacaaagagaggaaaaa cTTCTTTTAA
- the LOC108895411 gene encoding septin-6 isoform X1, which yields MFKSVKTWFHKKGEGARAVPLAGHVGFDSMPDQLVNKSVNHGFCFNILCVGETGLGKSTLMDTLFNTKFEGEPTQHNQPGVTLKSNTYELQESNVRLKLTVVNTVGFGDQINKEDSYKSIVEFIDAQFEAYLQEELKIKRTLHSYHDTRIHACLYFIAPTGHSLKSLDLVTMKKLDSKVNIIPIIAKSDAISKSELAKFKIKITSELVSNGVQIYQFPTDDESVAEINSTMNSHLPFAVVGSTEEVKIGNKMVKARQYPWGTVQVENENHCDFVKLREMLIRVNMEDLREQTHTRHYELYRRCKLEEMGFKDTDPDSKPFSLQETYEAKRNEFMGELQKKEEEMRQMFVQRVKEKEAELKEAEKELHEKFDRLKKLHQDEKKKLEEKKKSLDDELNTFKQKKTAAELLQNQAQQAGGSTTLKRDKERKNNPWLCTE from the exons ATGTTTAAAAGTGTGAAGACATGGTTTCATAAAAAG GGTGAAGGTGCTCGTGCTGTCCCTCTGGCAGGCCATGTCGGCTTCGACAGCATGCCTGACCAGCTGGTCAACAAGTCTGTCAACCACGGATTCTGCTTTAACATCCTCTGTGTTG GTGAGACGGGACTGGGGAAGTCCACCCTGATGGACACGTTGTTTAACACCAAGTTTGAGGGTGAGCCCACCCAGCACAACCAGCCGGGAGTCACGCTCAAATCCAACACCTATGAACTCCAGGAGAGTAATGTGCGCCTCAAACTCACTGTTGTCAACACCGTGGGCTTCGGAGACCAGATCAATAAAGAAGACAG CTACAAGTCCATTGTGGAGTTTATTGATGCCCAGTTTGAAGCATATCTACAGGAGGAACTGAAAATCAAGCGCACGCTACACAGCTACCACGACACCCGCATCCATGCATGCCTGTACTTCATCGCTCCCACGGGACACTCGCTCAAATCCCTGGACTTGGTGACCATGAAGAAACTTGATAGCAAG GTCAATATTATCCCAATCATTGCCAAATCAGATGCCATCTCCAAGAGCGAGCTGGCCAagttcaaaatcaaaataacCAGTGAGCTGGTCAGCAACGGAGTGCAGATCTACCAGTTCCCCACTGATGACGAGTCTGTGGCAGAGATCAACTCCACCATGAAT AGCCATTTGCCGTTTGCTGTGGTGGGGAGCACAGAGGAAGTGAAGATTGGGAACAAGATGGTGAAGGCCCGGCAGTACCCCTGGGGGACGGTGCAGG TGGAAAACGAGAATCACTGTGACTTTGTCAAACTGCGAGAAATGCTGATCAGAGTGAACATGGAGGACCTGCGAGAGCAGACTCACACACGCCATTATGAGCTCTACCGCCGCTGCAAACTGGAGGAGATGGGCTTTAAGGACACAGACCCTGACAGCAAGCCCTTCAG TCTGCAGGAGACGTATGAAGCTAAGAGGAACGAGTTCATGGGTGAGctgcagaagaaagaagaagaaatgaggCAAATGTTTGTCCAAAGAGTCAAAGAGAAGGAAGCCGAGCttaaagaagcagagaaagag CTGCACGAGAAGTTTGACCGTCTGAAGAAACTCCACCAGgatgagaaaaagaaactggaggaaaagaagaagtcCCTGGACGACGAGCTCAACACgttcaaacagaaaaagactgcAGCAGAGCTCTTGCAGAACCAAGCTCAGCAGGCAGGGGGCTCTACCACACTCaagagggacaaagagaggaaaaa TAATCCCTGGCTCTGCACTGAGTAG
- the LOC108895411 gene encoding septin-6 isoform X3 gives MFKSVKTWFHKKGEGARAVPLAGHVGFDSMPDQLVNKSVNHGFCFNILCVGETGLGKSTLMDTLFNTKFEGEPTQHNQPGVTLKSNTYELQESNVRLKLTVVNTVGFGDQINKEDSYKSIVEFIDAQFEAYLQEELKIKRTLHSYHDTRIHACLYFIAPTGHSLKSLDLVTMKKLDSKVNIIPIIAKSDAISKSELAKFKIKITSELVSNGVQIYQFPTDDESVAEINSTMNSHLPFAVVGSTEEVKIGNKMVKARQYPWGTVQVENENHCDFVKLREMLIRVNMEDLREQTHTRHYELYRRCKLEEMGFKDTDPDSKPFSLQETYEAKRNEFMGELQKKEEEMRQMFVQRVKEKEAELKEAEKELHEKFDRLKKLHQDEKKKLEEKKKSLDDELNTFKQKKTAAELLQNQAQQAGGSTTLKRDKERKNLGSL, from the exons ATGTTTAAAAGTGTGAAGACATGGTTTCATAAAAAG GGTGAAGGTGCTCGTGCTGTCCCTCTGGCAGGCCATGTCGGCTTCGACAGCATGCCTGACCAGCTGGTCAACAAGTCTGTCAACCACGGATTCTGCTTTAACATCCTCTGTGTTG GTGAGACGGGACTGGGGAAGTCCACCCTGATGGACACGTTGTTTAACACCAAGTTTGAGGGTGAGCCCACCCAGCACAACCAGCCGGGAGTCACGCTCAAATCCAACACCTATGAACTCCAGGAGAGTAATGTGCGCCTCAAACTCACTGTTGTCAACACCGTGGGCTTCGGAGACCAGATCAATAAAGAAGACAG CTACAAGTCCATTGTGGAGTTTATTGATGCCCAGTTTGAAGCATATCTACAGGAGGAACTGAAAATCAAGCGCACGCTACACAGCTACCACGACACCCGCATCCATGCATGCCTGTACTTCATCGCTCCCACGGGACACTCGCTCAAATCCCTGGACTTGGTGACCATGAAGAAACTTGATAGCAAG GTCAATATTATCCCAATCATTGCCAAATCAGATGCCATCTCCAAGAGCGAGCTGGCCAagttcaaaatcaaaataacCAGTGAGCTGGTCAGCAACGGAGTGCAGATCTACCAGTTCCCCACTGATGACGAGTCTGTGGCAGAGATCAACTCCACCATGAAT AGCCATTTGCCGTTTGCTGTGGTGGGGAGCACAGAGGAAGTGAAGATTGGGAACAAGATGGTGAAGGCCCGGCAGTACCCCTGGGGGACGGTGCAGG TGGAAAACGAGAATCACTGTGACTTTGTCAAACTGCGAGAAATGCTGATCAGAGTGAACATGGAGGACCTGCGAGAGCAGACTCACACACGCCATTATGAGCTCTACCGCCGCTGCAAACTGGAGGAGATGGGCTTTAAGGACACAGACCCTGACAGCAAGCCCTTCAG TCTGCAGGAGACGTATGAAGCTAAGAGGAACGAGTTCATGGGTGAGctgcagaagaaagaagaagaaatgaggCAAATGTTTGTCCAAAGAGTCAAAGAGAAGGAAGCCGAGCttaaagaagcagagaaagag CTGCACGAGAAGTTTGACCGTCTGAAGAAACTCCACCAGgatgagaaaaagaaactggaggaaaagaagaagtcCCTGGACGACGAGCTCAACACgttcaaacagaaaaagactgcAGCAGAGCTCTTGCAGAACCAAGCTCAGCAGGCAGGGGGCTCTACCACACTCaagagggacaaagagaggaaaaa CTTAGGATCCCTGTAG
- the LOC108879930 gene encoding LOW QUALITY PROTEIN: NF-kappa-B-activating protein-like (The sequence of the model RefSeq protein was modified relative to this genomic sequence to represent the inferred CDS: inserted 3 bases in 3 codons; deleted 1 base in 1 codon), translating to MPLSDRSSSDGGVGPRSPRARRPRTRSRSRSRSRNRNDSRDRSLSPDSFGPKLPKPRNKEREREERERRFREARNIRRIRIGAPXRSRSRSRSRSRSRSSQQQQHHNNNNSHSHWSEQRDAPGKHGSFKDDYYYEQQRDDAQRQRQEAFIARRLQERERIGELGCPEVWGYSPRVKEPDSDEFTPVEEDEKNSSSESSSEEEKKKKKKKKKKSKKRKNKKHSEDSELESESDEEEIKKKKKKKKSKKSKKSKKKKVKKSRKESSNXSSEESEEEEEEXGGRSQWVMWVEKTCMDEHLVGPEAPLTHMSQDDRPLDFGHALLPGEGAAMAEYVKAGKRIPRRGEIGLTSEEIANFEKSGYVMSAAGTHRRMEAVRLRKENQIYSADEKRALASFNQEERRKRESKILSSFREMVYRKTKGKEEK from the exons ATGCCTCTGTCGGATCGATCGAGCTCTGACGGTGGCGTTGGGCCTCGGAGCCCTCGGGCCCGGAGACCGCGGACTCGTTCTCGCAGCCGCTCCCGCAGCCGGAACCGCAACGACAGCCGCGACCGGAGCCTGTCCCCGGACAGCTTCGGGCCCAAACTCCCGAAGCCGCGGAACAAAGAAAGGGAACGCGAGGAACGGGAGCGTCGTTTCCGAGAGGCGAGGAACATCAGACGGATCCGCATAGGAGCCC GCCGCAGCCGCTCCAGGTCCCGGTCTAGGTCCAGATCCAGGAGc tcacaacaacaacagcaccacaacaacaacaacagccacagcCACTGGTCCGAGCAGCGGGACGCTCCGGGAAAACACGGCAGCTTTAAAGATGATTATTACTACGAACAGCAGCGGGACGAcgctcagagacagagacaagaggCCTTTATCGCCAG GCGTCTGCAAGAGCGGGAGAGGATCGGTGAGTTGGGTTGTCCTGAAGTTTGGGGATATTCACCAAGAGTAAAAGAACCAGA CTCTGATGAATTCACACCGGTTGAAGAAGAcgagaaaaacagcagctcagagtcgAGCTCAGAGG aggaaaagaagaagaaaaagaagaagaagaagaaatccaagaaaagaaagaacaaaaagcaCTCAGAGGACAGTGAGCTGGAATCAGAGTCAGATG aagaagaaataaagaagaagaaaaagaaaaagaagagcaaaAA GTCCAAAAAatccaagaagaagaaggtgaagaagaGTCGTAAGGAGTCCAGCA TCAGCAGCGAGGAgtctgaagaggaggaggagg gaggaggaagatccCAATGGGTGATGTGGGTGGAGAAAACCTGCATGGACGAGCACCTGGTCGGCCCCGAGGCTCCGCTCACACACATGTCCCAGGACGACAGGCCTTTGGA tTTCGGTCATGCGCTGTTGCCAGGTGAAGGTGCTGCGATGGCAGAATACGTGAAGGCAGGCAAACGTATCCCGAGAAGAGGAGAGATCGGTCTCACCAGCGAGGAGATCGCAAACTTTGAGAAGTCTGGTTATGTGATGAGCGCAGCAGGTAC ACATCGTCGTATGGAGGCTGTACGTCTGAGAAAGGAAAACCAGATCTACAGTGCAGATGAAAAGAGAGCTCTGGCTTCGTTCaaccaggaggagaggaggaagagagagagcaagatcCTGTCGAGCTTCAGGGAAATGGTTTACAGGAAAACCAAAGGCAAGGAGGAGAAGTGA
- the LOC108879924 gene encoding NADH dehydrogenase [ubiquinone] 1 alpha subcomplex subunit 1, producing MWYEILPGLGIMTACLIIPGVATAYIHRFTNGGKEKRIARVPWQWYLMERDKRVSGTKQYFDSKGLENIN from the exons ATGTGGTATGAGATTCTGCCCGGCCTCGGCATCATGACCGCGTGTCTGATCATTCCCGGCGTTGCCACCGCGTATATCCACAGGTTCACTAACGGAGGAAAG GAGAAAAGAATCGCTCGGGTTCCGTGGCAGTGGTatctgatggagagagacaagCGAGTTTCAGGAACAAAACAGTACTTTGACTCCAAG GGACTTGAGAACATCAACTGA